The Trachemys scripta elegans isolate TJP31775 chromosome 6, CAS_Tse_1.0, whole genome shotgun sequence genome includes a window with the following:
- the LOC117878690 gene encoding histone H4-like, whose amino-acid sequence MSGRGKGGKGLGKGGAKRHRKVLRDNIQGITKPAIRRLARRGGVKRISGLIYEETRGVLKVFLENVIRDPVTYTEHAKRKTVTAMDVVYALKRQGRTLYGFGG is encoded by the coding sequence ATGTCTGGACGTGGGAAAGGTGGAAAGGGCCTAGGAAAAGGCGGGGCTAAGAGGCACCGGAAGGTCCTGCGGGATAATATCCAGGGCATTACCAAGCCTGCGATCCGCCGTCTGGCTCGCCGCGGCGGGGTGAAGCGCATCTCGGGGCTGATCTACGAAGAGACCCGCGGGGTGCTGAAGGTTTTCCTGGAGAACGTGATCCGCGATCCGGTGACCTACACCGAGCACGCCAAGCGCAAGACGGTGACAGCCATGGACGTGGTCTACGCCCTGAAACGCCAGGGGCGCACCCTGTACGGCTTTGGGGGCTGA